A genomic segment from Agrobacterium vitis encodes:
- a CDS encoding ATP-binding cassette domain-containing protein: MSETAIIPDAAIVLDTVHLRLGNQSFAFHDQIASGKITAITGMSGSGKSTLLNLIAGFEIADYGRIRIGSEDITDLPPARRPVSLVFQDHNLFAHLDLATNIGLGIDPSLRLGAADRLAVSEALERVGLGGYDRRKPATLSGGEKQRAAFARALVRRKPVLLLDEPFAALDPGLRASMAELLLDLHRETGQSVLIVSHDPQDVRRLADDVLFLDQGRILLHCDAKTFLSGEGPAALKTFLGPFHDRDRL, encoded by the coding sequence TTGAGCGAGACGGCCATTATTCCCGATGCAGCAATTGTACTCGACACCGTGCACCTGCGTCTGGGAAACCAGAGTTTTGCTTTCCACGATCAGATCGCGTCCGGAAAGATCACTGCGATTACCGGCATGTCGGGCTCCGGAAAATCCACCCTGCTGAACCTGATTGCCGGATTCGAGATCGCCGATTATGGCCGTATCCGAATTGGGTCGGAAGACATCACCGATCTGCCCCCCGCCAGGCGTCCAGTCTCGCTGGTGTTCCAGGACCATAACCTGTTTGCCCATCTCGATCTCGCCACCAATATCGGCCTTGGCATCGATCCGTCTCTACGGCTTGGCGCGGCGGATCGGCTGGCGGTGAGCGAGGCGCTGGAAAGAGTGGGGCTTGGTGGCTATGACCGACGCAAGCCCGCGACGCTTTCCGGCGGAGAAAAACAGCGCGCCGCCTTTGCCCGTGCGCTGGTGCGGCGCAAGCCGGTATTGTTGCTGGACGAACCTTTTGCCGCCCTCGATCCTGGCCTGCGCGCCAGCATGGCAGAACTGCTGCTGGATCTGCACCGCGAAACCGGCCAGAGCGTGTTGATCGTCAGCCACGATCCCCAGGATGTGCGGCGTCTGGCTGATGATGTGCTATTTCTGGATCAAGGCCGGATTTTATTGCATTGCGACGCAAAAACCTTCCTTTCCGGCGAAGGCCCAGCCGCACTCAAGACCTTTCTCGGTCCTTTTCATGATCGTGACCGGCTTTGA
- a CDS encoding RNA polymerase factor sigma-32, whose product MNSLQADKKLIRIAMAAPYLERQEEHDLAVRWKHGNDQVARNQIAHAHMRLVIAMASKFRGFGLPLGDLIQEGYIGLLEAAARFEPTRDVRFSTYAGWWIRASMQDYILRNWSIVRGGTSSSQKALFFNLRRLRAKLAQGDQRLTDQAIHQEIATALGVSLADVQSMDARLSSNDTSLQAPISNNGEEGAERLDMLASDEPTPDEQVTDMIDTERRLDWLRGAMAHLNEREMRIIRARRLSEDGATLEELGCELGISKERVRQIETRAMEKLKVALVQANPQMVA is encoded by the coding sequence ATGAATTCCCTGCAAGCCGATAAGAAGCTCATCAGGATTGCAATGGCCGCACCGTATCTGGAGCGCCAGGAGGAGCATGATCTGGCGGTACGCTGGAAACACGGCAACGACCAAGTGGCCCGCAACCAGATTGCCCATGCCCATATGCGGCTGGTGATTGCCATGGCCTCCAAGTTCCGTGGCTTCGGCCTGCCGCTCGGCGATCTCATTCAAGAAGGCTATATAGGGCTGCTGGAAGCCGCGGCAAGGTTTGAGCCGACCCGAGATGTGCGTTTTTCGACTTATGCCGGCTGGTGGATTCGCGCCTCCATGCAGGATTATATCCTGCGCAACTGGTCCATCGTGCGCGGCGGCACCAGTTCCTCCCAGAAGGCGCTGTTTTTCAACCTGCGCCGGTTGCGGGCTAAGCTTGCCCAGGGCGATCAACGCCTGACCGATCAGGCCATTCATCAGGAAATCGCCACCGCGCTTGGTGTCAGCCTTGCCGATGTCCAGTCGATGGACGCTCGGCTCTCTTCCAATGACACCTCCCTGCAAGCACCGATTTCCAACAATGGTGAAGAGGGGGCGGAGCGGCTGGACATGCTGGCCAGCGATGAGCCGACACCGGACGAGCAGGTGACGGATATGATCGATACCGAGCGTCGCCTGGACTGGCTGCGCGGCGCCATGGCCCATCTGAACGAGCGCGAAATGCGCATCATTCGCGCCCGGCGGCTTTCGGAGGATGGTGCGACGCTTGAAGAGCTGGGCTGTGAGCTTGGTATTTCCAAGGAGCGGGTGCGCCAGATCGAGACCCGGGCGATGGAAAAGCTGAAGGTCGCGCTGGTCCAGGCCAATCCGCAGATGGTGGCGTAA
- a CDS encoding ABC-F family ATP-binding cassette domain-containing protein, with translation MAPPILKLDNIFLSFGGAPLLNGAGLQVEPGDRICLVGRNGSGKSTLMKIAAGLVEAQSGEVFRHPSATIRYLEQAPDFGSHATVQAYAEAGLGPGDDPYRVTYLLEHLGLSGQEDPKSLSGGEARRAALARVLAPEPDILMLDEPTNHLDLPTIEWLEEELRKTRSALVLISHDRRFLEKCSTATVWLDRGLSRRLARGFGHFEEWRDKVLEEEEIEQHKLGKAIEREEHWLRYGVTARRKRNMRRLGNLQNLRAEYRGHKGPQGTILASATEGKESGKLVIEADKITKAYGERTIIAPFSIRVHRGDCIGLVGPNGAGKTTLLKMLTGQLAPDEGTIKLGTNLEIATLDQKREDLNPDDTLANYLTDGRGENLLVNGEQKHVTGYMKEFLFQPEQARTPIRNLSGGERARLMLARIMAKPSNLLILDEPTNDLDIETLDLLQEIVTGYSGTVILVSHDRDFLDRTVTSTIAPANPEAPDGRWIEYAGGYSDMLAQRRGVEDERKRVEKAEKAKTQEGGGKSADTTAKNKGKLSFKQKFALENLPKEMEKAEKEIGLREAKMADPNLFVKDPATFNKLAAEMEALRQSIARMEEEWLELEMLREELEG, from the coding sequence TTGGCACCGCCAATCCTGAAACTTGACAATATTTTCCTGTCCTTCGGCGGCGCACCGCTGCTCAACGGCGCTGGCCTGCAAGTAGAACCGGGCGACCGCATCTGCCTTGTCGGCCGCAACGGGTCGGGCAAGTCCACCCTGATGAAGATCGCCGCCGGTCTGGTCGAGGCCCAATCGGGTGAAGTGTTCCGCCACCCCTCGGCCACCATCCGCTATCTCGAACAGGCCCCGGATTTCGGCAGCCACGCCACCGTGCAGGCCTATGCCGAGGCAGGGCTTGGCCCCGGCGACGACCCCTACCGGGTCACGTATCTGCTGGAACATCTGGGCCTGAGCGGCCAGGAAGATCCGAAAAGCCTGTCGGGCGGTGAAGCGCGCCGCGCAGCCCTCGCCCGCGTGCTTGCCCCGGAACCCGACATCCTGATGCTGGACGAGCCGACCAACCATCTCGACCTGCCGACCATCGAATGGCTGGAAGAAGAGTTGCGCAAGACCCGCAGCGCTCTTGTCCTCATCTCCCATGACCGTCGCTTCCTGGAGAAATGCTCGACCGCCACCGTCTGGCTGGATCGCGGCCTGTCGCGCCGTCTGGCGCGCGGCTTTGGACATTTCGAGGAATGGCGCGACAAGGTGCTGGAAGAAGAAGAGATCGAACAGCACAAGCTGGGCAAAGCCATCGAGCGCGAAGAACATTGGCTGCGTTACGGCGTGACGGCACGGCGCAAGCGCAATATGCGCCGGCTTGGCAACCTCCAGAACCTGCGCGCCGAATATCGCGGCCACAAAGGTCCGCAGGGAACAATCCTTGCCAGCGCCACCGAAGGCAAGGAAAGCGGCAAGCTGGTGATCGAGGCTGACAAGATCACCAAGGCCTATGGCGAACGGACGATTATCGCACCGTTTTCAATCCGCGTGCATCGCGGCGACTGTATCGGCCTGGTCGGCCCGAATGGCGCTGGCAAAACCACGCTGCTGAAAATGCTGACCGGCCAATTGGCACCTGACGAAGGCACGATCAAGCTCGGCACCAATCTGGAAATTGCCACGCTTGACCAAAAGCGCGAGGACCTGAACCCTGATGACACGCTGGCCAATTACCTGACCGACGGACGCGGCGAAAACCTGCTGGTCAATGGCGAGCAGAAACATGTGACCGGCTATATGAAGGAATTCCTGTTTCAGCCGGAACAGGCCCGCACCCCGATCCGCAACCTATCCGGCGGCGAGCGGGCCAGGCTGATGCTGGCCCGGATCATGGCCAAGCCTTCCAACCTGCTGATCCTCGACGAGCCGACCAACGACCTCGACATCGAGACGCTGGACCTGCTTCAGGAAATCGTCACCGGCTATTCCGGCACCGTCATTCTCGTCAGCCATGACCGTGATTTCCTCGACCGCACCGTGACCTCGACCATCGCCCCCGCCAATCCGGAGGCCCCGGATGGCCGCTGGATCGAATATGCCGGTGGCTATTCCGACATGCTGGCGCAGCGCCGGGGTGTGGAAGACGAGCGCAAGCGCGTGGAAAAAGCGGAAAAAGCCAAGACGCAGGAGGGCGGCGGCAAAAGCGCCGATACGACAGCCAAGAACAAGGGAAAACTGTCCTTCAAGCAGAAATTCGCGCTGGAAAACCTGCCGAAGGAAATGGAAAAGGCCGAGAAGGAGATCGGTCTGCGGGAGGCGAAAATGGCCGATCCCAACCTGTTCGTGAAGGACCCCGCCACCTTCAACAAACTCGCCGCCGAAATGGAAGCGCTACGTCAGTCCATCGCCCGCATGGAAGAGGAATGGCTGGAACTGGAAATGCTGCGCGAAGAACTGGAGGGGTAA
- the thiB gene encoding thiamine ABC transporter substrate binding subunit translates to MFLSIPATALLTLLAIGTPAAQAEDKVLTIYTYESFVSEWGPGPKVKATFEKTCGCTVKFVGLEDGVALLNRLKLEGASSEADLALGLDTNLTEEARQTGLFAPHGIDASAAQVPGGFKDDMFVPYDYGHFAVVYDTQTIKNPPKSLKELVEGDPAQKIVIEDPRTSTPGLGLLLWVKSVYGKDAPAAWAKLKDRVLTVTPGWSEAYGLFTKSEVPMVFSYTTSPAYHMVSENTDRYQAASFSEGHYIQIEVAGLLKNAKHKQLAEDFLKFMLTSGFQDEIPTNNWMMPVTKTSTPLPEAFDRLVKPAKTFLMSPQEVATNRKSWIAEWQAAMAAK, encoded by the coding sequence ATGTTCTTGTCCATCCCAGCAACCGCTTTACTGACGCTTCTCGCTATAGGCACGCCCGCCGCCCAGGCCGAAGACAAGGTACTGACCATCTACACCTATGAAAGCTTCGTTTCCGAATGGGGCCCGGGGCCGAAGGTGAAAGCCACCTTTGAAAAGACCTGCGGCTGCACCGTCAAGTTTGTCGGACTGGAAGATGGCGTGGCACTGCTGAACCGCTTGAAGCTGGAAGGCGCTTCCAGCGAGGCAGATCTGGCGCTGGGGCTGGATACCAATCTCACCGAGGAAGCCAGGCAGACCGGACTTTTCGCCCCGCACGGCATTGATGCCTCGGCAGCCCAGGTGCCTGGCGGCTTTAAAGACGATATGTTCGTGCCTTACGATTACGGACATTTCGCCGTCGTCTATGACACCCAGACCATAAAAAATCCGCCCAAAAGCCTGAAGGAACTGGTGGAGGGAGACCCCGCCCAGAAGATCGTCATCGAAGACCCGCGCACCTCGACGCCGGGGCTTGGCCTGCTGCTCTGGGTTAAATCCGTCTATGGCAAGGACGCGCCCGCCGCCTGGGCAAAATTGAAAGATCGGGTGCTGACCGTCACTCCCGGCTGGTCGGAAGCCTATGGCCTGTTCACCAAGAGCGAAGTGCCGATGGTGTTTTCCTATACGACCTCGCCCGCCTACCACATGGTTTCAGAAAACACCGATCGTTATCAGGCCGCGTCCTTTTCGGAAGGGCATTACATCCAGATCGAAGTGGCGGGCCTGCTAAAGAATGCCAAGCACAAGCAACTGGCCGAGGATTTCCTGAAATTCATGCTGACGTCAGGATTCCAGGATGAGATCCCCACCAACAACTGGATGATGCCAGTCACCAAGACCTCGACCCCGCTGCCAGAGGCTTTCGACCGTCTGGTCAAGCCAGCCAAGACCTTCCTGATGAGCCCGCAGGAGGTTGCTACCAACCGCAAGAGCTGGATTGCGGAATGGCAGGCGGCAATGGCGGCAAAGTAA
- a CDS encoding ABC transporter ATP-binding protein/permease, which translates to MTASKTILPDNEPAAPDLTFAEQMRMAGQSFWSSHVRGRILLLALSLLAVILLLTYGQILLNRWNQPFYNALENRDLSAFWQELRNFFFIAAFLLVINVAQTFFSQMTALYMREGLARDMVDQWLKGRRAYRLSVSSPLGVNPDQRLHEDARKLAESTTSLTVGLVQSTILLVSFISVLWKLSGDFSLTLFGHQIAIPGYMVWAALIYAGGAAVASNLVGATLTRLNATRYAREAELRAALMRSNEHLEPIALARGEDVERAQIHATIDRVLAIISKLALALTNLTWVSAAFGWLALIVPVLIASPAYFGGTMTFGGLMMAASAFTQVYTALRWYVDNFGAIADWKATLLRVMVLRAALIEPALTETVEGQIRVEAGKPGELAFEDVYIRTPVEAEAHWGGYHLKDDNPIILAGEHVMVNGDPGINRRQFFNAIAGLWPYGEGLIRLPQEDHILFVPQSPYLPEGRLRDILAYPEDASTYGDKAMTLALKTVKLSRLASALDERQRWDRVLDKDEQMALAFAHILLRKPHWVVFNDVLDGMEPETVAILTGVMTQLEEATLIYIGRAQGFIDAVSPRILHLERMDVPVPE; encoded by the coding sequence ATGACCGCATCCAAGACCATACTTCCGGACAACGAACCCGCCGCGCCGGACCTGACATTTGCCGAACAGATGCGCATGGCTGGCCAATCCTTCTGGTCCAGCCATGTCAGAGGACGAATTCTGCTGCTGGCGCTTTCGCTGCTCGCGGTCATTCTGCTTCTGACCTACGGCCAGATATTACTCAATCGCTGGAACCAGCCGTTCTACAACGCCTTGGAAAATCGCGATCTATCGGCCTTCTGGCAGGAGTTGCGCAATTTTTTCTTCATTGCCGCCTTTCTGCTTGTCATCAATGTGGCGCAGACCTTTTTCAGCCAGATGACCGCGCTTTACATGCGCGAGGGATTGGCCCGCGATATGGTCGATCAATGGCTGAAGGGAAGGCGCGCCTATCGGCTGTCGGTTTCCAGCCCGCTTGGTGTCAATCCGGATCAGCGCCTGCATGAAGATGCGCGCAAGCTGGCGGAATCGACGACGTCGCTCACCGTCGGCCTGGTCCAATCCACCATTCTGCTCGTCAGTTTCATCAGTGTGCTCTGGAAATTGTCGGGTGATTTTTCGCTGACGCTGTTCGGGCATCAGATCGCTATTCCCGGTTATATGGTCTGGGCGGCGCTGATCTATGCGGGTGGGGCGGCGGTGGCCAGCAATCTGGTCGGCGCGACGCTGACCCGTCTCAACGCCACCCGCTATGCCCGCGAGGCCGAGCTTCGTGCGGCCTTGATGCGCAGCAACGAGCATCTGGAGCCGATTGCGCTCGCGCGCGGCGAGGATGTCGAGCGCGCCCAGATCCATGCCACCATCGACCGGGTGCTGGCGATTATTTCCAAGCTGGCGCTGGCGCTGACCAATCTGACCTGGGTGTCGGCAGCCTTCGGCTGGCTGGCGCTGATCGTGCCGGTGCTGATCGCCTCGCCAGCCTATTTTGGTGGGACGATGACCTTCGGCGGCCTGATGATGGCGGCCTCGGCTTTCACGCAGGTCTATACGGCGCTGCGCTGGTATGTCGATAATTTCGGGGCGATTGCCGATTGGAAGGCGACGTTGCTGCGGGTGATGGTGCTGCGCGCCGCCCTGATCGAACCGGCGCTGACCGAGACGGTGGAAGGCCAGATCCGGGTGGAGGCCGGAAAGCCGGGCGAACTGGCTTTCGAGGATGTCTATATCCGCACGCCCGTTGAAGCAGAGGCTCATTGGGGCGGTTATCATCTGAAAGATGACAATCCCATCATCCTTGCCGGTGAACATGTGATGGTCAACGGCGATCCCGGCATCAACCGGCGGCAATTCTTCAATGCCATCGCCGGGCTTTGGCCCTATGGTGAAGGCCTGATCCGGCTGCCGCAGGAAGATCATATCCTGTTCGTGCCGCAGTCCCCCTATCTGCCGGAGGGACGGTTGCGCGATATCCTGGCCTATCCCGAGGATGCCTCCACCTATGGTGACAAGGCGATGACGCTGGCGCTGAAAACCGTCAAGCTCAGCCGCCTTGCCAGCGCGCTGGACGAGCGGCAGCGATGGGACCGGGTGCTGGACAAGGATGAGCAGATGGCGCTGGCTTTTGCCCATATCCTGTTGCGTAAGCCCCATTGGGTGGTGTTTAACGATGTGCTTGATGGCATGGAACCGGAAACGGTGGCGATCCTGACCGGTGTCATGACGCAGTTAGAGGAGGCGACGCTGATCTATATCGGTCGCGCCCAGGGCTTCATCGATGCGGTATCGCCGCGCATCCTGCATCTGGAACGGATGGACGTGCCGGTGCCGGAATAG
- the thiP gene encoding thiamine/thiamine pyrophosphate ABC transporter permease ThiP, with protein sequence MRKNKVRAHFRGSTTSKNALARQNLLPIAGGVIGLASLFAFIGLAITALLVATGGNVPLALDSYTLSILRFTLVQAGLSTLLSLVFALPVALALARQRHFWGRRWLIRLMALPMGLPVLIGALGLIGIWGRNGFANDLLALLGRQTPVSIYGLTGILIAHVFFNMPLATRLLLAGLERVPPDYWRMAASLGMGPVAIFRMIEWPALSPLLPGIAGLIFMLCATSFTLVLTLGGGPGATTLEVAIYQALRFDFDPPLAVSLATLQLAVTALLLGLLALFPAPDDQALPDERPVLRLDGKGLAARAWDGALLLVALLFLVTPLANIAFAGVKADLLKLLGDPSVWRAAGLSLAIAFPAALLALGLSLVFINARTALAGLRRKTLAATTLSRLIGATSSLVLLVPVIVLATGWFLLLRQMGNAAGFAGPVVVAINAIMALPFTMRVLAPAIATHHHRTARLSASLGLGGLAKVRHIDWPGLRRPILTALSFAMALSLGDLGAVALFGANNLATLPWLIYSRIGSYRTADADGLALLLGLVCLVLTVIGTAGGSSAGKTEDRP encoded by the coding sequence ATGCGCAAAAACAAAGTGCGAGCGCATTTTCGCGGTTCAACGACAAGCAAAAATGCTCTCGCACGGCAAAACCTGCTACCGATTGCCGGTGGGGTCATTGGCCTTGCCAGCCTGTTTGCGTTTATCGGATTGGCAATCACCGCCTTGCTGGTGGCAACCGGTGGCAACGTGCCGCTGGCGCTGGACAGTTACACCCTGTCCATCCTGCGCTTCACCCTGGTGCAGGCCGGGCTATCGACATTGCTGTCTCTTGTCTTTGCCCTGCCTGTGGCGCTTGCCCTGGCGCGGCAACGGCATTTCTGGGGCCGTCGCTGGCTGATCCGGCTGATGGCGCTGCCCATGGGCCTGCCGGTGCTGATTGGCGCCCTGGGCCTGATCGGCATCTGGGGTCGCAATGGGTTTGCCAATGACCTGCTGGCGCTGCTCGGCCGCCAGACACCGGTCAGCATTTACGGCCTGACCGGCATTCTCATTGCCCATGTGTTTTTCAACATGCCGCTCGCTACCCGCCTGCTGCTCGCCGGGCTGGAACGGGTGCCACCGGATTATTGGCGCATGGCCGCCAGCCTTGGCATGGGTCCGGTTGCCATTTTCCGGATGATCGAATGGCCAGCCCTCAGCCCCTTGCTTCCCGGCATCGCCGGGCTGATCTTCATGCTCTGCGCCACCAGTTTCACGCTGGTGTTAACGCTAGGCGGCGGGCCGGGCGCCACCACGCTGGAAGTGGCGATCTATCAGGCGTTGCGGTTTGATTTCGATCCGCCCTTGGCCGTATCCCTGGCCACCCTGCAACTGGCCGTCACAGCCCTGCTGCTTGGCCTTTTGGCGCTGTTTCCGGCACCGGACGACCAGGCATTACCCGATGAACGACCTGTGCTGCGGCTCGATGGCAAGGGGCTGGCAGCGCGGGCCTGGGATGGCGCCTTGCTGCTGGTCGCTCTGCTCTTCCTTGTCACGCCGCTTGCCAATATCGCTTTTGCCGGCGTCAAAGCCGATCTTTTGAAACTGCTGGGTGATCCCTCGGTCTGGCGGGCTGCCGGTCTCAGCCTTGCGATCGCCTTTCCCGCCGCCCTGCTGGCGCTGGGTCTCAGCCTCGTCTTCATCAATGCCAGAACAGCACTGGCAGGCCTGCGGCGGAAAACCCTGGCCGCAACCACTCTGTCCCGGCTGATTGGCGCAACATCCTCGCTGGTTTTGCTGGTGCCGGTCATCGTGCTGGCCACCGGCTGGTTCCTGCTGCTGCGGCAGATGGGCAATGCAGCAGGTTTTGCCGGGCCGGTGGTGGTGGCGATCAATGCGATCATGGCACTGCCCTTTACCATGCGGGTCTTGGCACCGGCCATCGCCACCCATCACCACCGCACGGCGCGCCTGTCTGCAAGCCTTGGCCTTGGCGGCCTGGCCAAGGTCCGCCATATCGACTGGCCGGGCCTGCGCCGTCCGATCTTGACGGCCCTGTCCTTTGCCATGGCGCTATCGCTTGGAGACCTTGGGGCGGTTGCCCTGTTCGGGGCTAATAATCTGGCGACGTTGCCATGGCTGATCTATAGCCGGATAGGCAGCTACCGCACCGCCGATGCCGATGGTCTGGCGCTGCTGCTCGGCCTTGTCTGCCTTGTGCTGACCGTGATTGGAACGGCGGGCGGCTCAAGTGCTGGCAAAACGGAGGATCGACCTTGA
- a CDS encoding M48 family metalloprotease encodes MRPGLKASLGLIAALSLAGCQSMVEQSYQPNISPSSSPQIVQEVQKDDPRAQMGAREHPRIVASYGGEYHDEKTERLVAKIAGALTVVSENPQQSYRITILNSPAINAFALPGGYLYVTRGLLALANDASEVAAVLSHEMAHVTANHGIERQRREEAEVIASRVVAEVLSSDLAGKQALARGKLRLAAFSRQQELQADTIGVRTLGEAGYDPYAAARFLDSMAAYQHYSSSDPNADQSMDFLSSHPSTPQRVELARDHARAFGPDGSTGDKGRDYFFDGIDGMLYGDSPQEGYVRGHTFLHGGLGIRFDVPDGFQIDNKVEAVMATGPGDVAIRFDGVADTQNRSLTNYISSGWVTGLLPDSIHETKINGMEAATARASADRWDFDVTVVRLGNQIFRFLTAVPKGSDQLVPTSDLLRQTFRRITPEEAKTLKPLRVRVVTVGQGDTLASLSARMMGTDRKLELFKVLNAIPAGQSPALGSRVKIVSE; translated from the coding sequence ATGCGCCCTGGATTAAAAGCGAGCCTCGGCCTTATCGCCGCCCTGTCGCTTGCCGGCTGCCAGTCGATGGTTGAGCAGTCCTACCAGCCGAACATCTCGCCCTCGTCTTCACCGCAGATCGTTCAGGAAGTCCAAAAGGACGATCCCCGGGCCCAGATGGGTGCGCGTGAGCATCCCCGTATCGTGGCAAGCTATGGCGGCGAATATCACGACGAAAAAACCGAACGCCTGGTGGCGAAAATTGCCGGTGCGTTGACGGTGGTGTCTGAAAACCCGCAGCAGTCCTACCGCATCACCATTCTGAATTCGCCTGCCATCAATGCCTTTGCCCTGCCCGGCGGCTATCTCTACGTCACCCGTGGCCTGTTGGCGCTAGCCAATGACGCGTCGGAAGTCGCCGCCGTGCTGTCGCATGAAATGGCCCATGTCACCGCCAATCATGGCATCGAGCGCCAGCGGCGCGAGGAAGCCGAGGTCATCGCCAGCCGGGTGGTTGCCGAGGTCCTGTCCAGCGATCTCGCTGGCAAGCAGGCCTTGGCCCGTGGCAAGCTGCGGCTGGCTGCCTTCTCACGCCAGCAGGAATTGCAGGCCGATACGATCGGGGTGCGCACGCTGGGCGAAGCAGGTTACGATCCCTATGCGGCGGCGCGCTTCCTGGATTCCATGGCCGCCTATCAGCACTACAGCTCATCCGACCCGAATGCCGACCAGAGCATGGACTTCCTGTCCAGTCACCCCAGCACACCGCAGCGGGTGGAATTGGCGCGCGACCATGCCCGCGCCTTCGGACCCGACGGATCGACCGGCGACAAGGGCCGCGATTACTTTTTCGATGGCATTGATGGCATGCTGTATGGCGACAGCCCACAAGAGGGCTATGTCCGTGGCCACACCTTCTTGCATGGCGGCCTCGGCATTCGCTTCGACGTGCCGGACGGTTTTCAGATCGACAATAAGGTGGAAGCGGTCATGGCCACCGGGCCGGGCGATGTCGCCATCCGCTTCGACGGCGTGGCGGATACCCAGAACCGCAGCCTGACCAATTATATTTCCAGCGGCTGGGTCACCGGCCTGTTGCCGGACAGCATTCACGAAACCAAGATCAATGGCATGGAGGCCGCGACCGCCAGGGCCTCTGCGGATCGCTGGGATTTCGACGTCACCGTGGTGCGACTGGGCAATCAGATTTTCCGCTTCCTGACCGCCGTTCCAAAAGGCAGCGACCAGCTGGTGCCGACATCCGATCTTCTGCGCCAAACCTTCCGCCGCATCACACCCGAGGAAGCCAAGACGCTGAAACCATTGCGCGTCCGGGTCGTCACCGTTGGACAAGGCGACACGCTGGCCAGCCTGTCGGCCAGGATGATGGGAACGGATCGAAAGCTGGAATTGTTCAAGGTGTTGAACGCCATTCCCGCCGGGCAAAGCCCGGCGCTCGGCAGCCGGGTCAAGATCGTCTCGGAATAA